A window from Gemmatimonadaceae bacterium encodes these proteins:
- a CDS encoding MFS transporter, which translates to MTGVTRPGLNRAGMLAISFAGFCTFLDLYATQPLLPLFETLFHATKAEAGLTVSASTIAVAMVAPFVGALGDRARRKSVIVLAIVALAIPTLLAATSPGLGALVVWRFLQGATTPGVYVIALAYVTEEAGPGRVGTVMAAFVTGTVLGGLSGRILTGLVAAHTGWREAFLMLGIVNLAGAAATWRWLPPSRHHTPRAKGAGPAASFARLRDRRLVATYAIGCNVLFTLVALFTYVTFYLSAPPFSLGTAAVSGVFAVYVVGAIATPIAGRFIDRVGPRVVIVAALLTGIAGALLTLGHVLALVIAGLAIACTGTFVCQAAATSYLRIASPPELRALASGAYVTVYYLGGSVGGVLPGLVWEHAGWAGCVTLVVASQLIAAALALRFWAPPPAQLEAAVR; encoded by the coding sequence ATGACCGGCGTCACACGGCCAGGGTTGAATCGCGCGGGCATGCTCGCGATTTCGTTCGCGGGATTCTGCACGTTTCTCGACCTGTACGCGACACAGCCGTTGCTGCCGCTGTTCGAGACGTTGTTCCACGCGACCAAAGCAGAGGCTGGTCTGACGGTCAGCGCGTCGACCATTGCGGTGGCCATGGTCGCGCCCTTTGTCGGTGCGCTGGGCGATCGCGCGCGCCGTAAGAGCGTGATCGTGCTGGCGATCGTGGCGCTGGCGATCCCGACGCTGCTTGCGGCGACCTCGCCCGGGCTCGGCGCGTTGGTCGTCTGGCGGTTTCTTCAGGGTGCGACGACGCCCGGTGTGTACGTGATCGCGCTCGCGTACGTGACGGAGGAGGCGGGGCCGGGCCGCGTGGGGACGGTGATGGCGGCATTCGTGACCGGCACGGTGTTAGGCGGATTGAGCGGCCGCATTCTCACGGGACTGGTGGCGGCGCACACCGGCTGGCGCGAGGCGTTCCTGATGTTAGGCATCGTCAATCTCGCCGGTGCTGCGGCCACCTGGCGCTGGCTCCCGCCCTCCCGGCACCACACGCCGCGGGCGAAGGGCGCCGGACCCGCGGCCTCGTTCGCGCGGCTGCGCGACCGGCGGCTCGTCGCGACGTACGCGATCGGCTGCAACGTGTTGTTCACGCTCGTCGCGCTCTTCACGTACGTGACGTTCTACCTGAGCGCCCCGCCGTTCTCGTTAGGCACCGCGGCCGTGAGCGGCGTGTTCGCCGTCTACGTCGTCGGCGCCATCGCCACGCCGATCGCCGGGCGGTTCATCGACCGCGTCGGTCCCCGCGTGGTGATCGTGGCCGCGCTCCTCACCGGGATCGCCGGCGCGCTGCTCACGTTGGGCCACGTGCTCGCGCTCGTGATCGCCGGGCTCGCGATCGCGTGCACCGGCACCTTCGTGTGCCAGGCGGCGGCGACCAGTTATTTGCGCATCGCCTCTCCGCCCGAGCTGCGCGCGCTCGCGTCCGGTGCGTACGTCACCGTGTACTACCTGGGCGGCAGCGTCGGCGGAGTGCTGCCGGGACTCGTCTGGGAACACGCGGGTTGGGCGGGATGCGTGACGCTCGTGGTGGCGTCCCAACTCATCGCCGCCGCGCTCGCGCTTCGATTCTGGGCTCCGCCGCCGGCGCAGCTCGAGGCGGCCGTGAGATGA
- a CDS encoding VOC family protein encodes MNDFRVTLGHAHLKVRDLERAITFYTQFLGLRLTERVGSQFAFLSGGALHHDLALQALGTAAPGTPRHAVGLFHLAFEVPDRESFAAAYHTLDAAGIPVAAVDHGISWAMYFADPDGNGLEIYWDTRREPHGAETWNGRSDLLSAQRIDGVAPNVPHVLVNPPLTRDAGENAPGWRETRA; translated from the coding sequence ATGAACGATTTTCGAGTGACGCTTGGCCACGCGCATCTCAAAGTGCGAGATCTCGAGCGCGCGATCACGTTCTACACGCAATTCCTCGGACTCCGCCTTACGGAGCGCGTCGGCAGCCAATTCGCGTTTCTCTCCGGCGGCGCGCTGCATCACGACCTCGCGCTGCAGGCGCTGGGCACGGCAGCGCCCGGCACACCGCGCCACGCCGTCGGATTGTTTCATCTGGCGTTCGAAGTGCCGGATCGCGAGAGCTTCGCCGCGGCATACCACACGCTCGATGCGGCCGGCATTCCCGTCGCAGCCGTCGATCACGGCATTAGTTGGGCAATGTACTTCGCCGATCCCGACGGCAACGGCCTCGAGATCTACTGGGATACGCGTCGCGAGCCGCACGGCGCGGAGACGTGGAACGGGCGCAGCGACCTCTTGAGCGCCCAACGCATCGATGGCGTTGCGCCGAACGTGCCGCACGTGCTCGTGAATCCGCCGCTCACTCGAGATGCCGGAGAAAACGCTCCGGGCTGGCGAGAAACTCGCGCGTGA
- a CDS encoding AAA family ATPase, whose protein sequence is MTHLLTITRRPPPPDAPPVETFPFSVPAIRTLPVLDLSAPVTFFVGENGSGKSTLLEGIASAASIPSVGSEDIERDVSLAAQRRLARALRLSWAHRTSRGFFLRAEDFFGYTKRLSRERSELLARLQDIETEYAERSAYARGLAEMPVRTSLAEMEKRYGVDLDANSHGQSFLKLFQARFVPAGLYLLDEPEAALSPQSQLALLAMMFDMVRQDGQFIVATHSPIVLAYPGARIYSFDVNPVTAIPYEQLEHVALTREFLASPERFLRHLE, encoded by the coding sequence GTGACCCATCTGCTCACGATCACGCGGCGTCCGCCGCCGCCGGACGCGCCGCCGGTGGAAACGTTCCCATTCTCGGTGCCGGCCATCCGGACGCTGCCGGTGCTTGACCTGTCGGCGCCGGTCACGTTTTTCGTGGGCGAAAACGGCTCGGGCAAGTCCACGCTGCTCGAGGGCATTGCGAGCGCGGCCTCGATTCCTTCCGTGGGCAGCGAGGACATCGAACGCGATGTATCGCTCGCCGCCCAACGACGGCTCGCACGGGCGTTGCGCCTGTCGTGGGCGCACCGCACGTCGCGCGGGTTTTTCTTGCGCGCCGAGGACTTCTTCGGCTACACCAAACGATTGTCGCGCGAACGGTCCGAGCTCCTCGCCCGACTCCAGGACATCGAAACCGAGTATGCGGAGCGCTCGGCGTACGCACGAGGCCTGGCCGAGATGCCGGTGCGAACGTCGCTCGCCGAAATGGAAAAGCGCTACGGCGTCGACCTCGATGCGAACTCGCACGGCCAGAGCTTCCTCAAGCTCTTTCAGGCGCGGTTCGTTCCGGCGGGACTTTATCTTCTGGACGAGCCGGAAGCAGCGCTCTCACCGCAGAGCCAGCTCGCGTTGCTCGCGATGATGTTCGACATGGTGCGGCAGGACGGACAGTTCATCGTCGCGACGCATTCGCCGATCGTGCTCGCGTATCCCGGTGCGCGGATCTACAGCTTCGATGTGAATCCGGTGACGGCAATTCCGTACGAGCAGCTCGAGCACGTCGCGCTCACGCGCGAGTTTCTCGCCAGCCCGGAGCGTTTTCTCCGGCATCTCGAGTGA
- a CDS encoding UBP-type zinc finger domain-containing protein, translating into MASHTQCTHLGQIRDVEPRTPQGCEECLATNGWWVHLRLCLECGHVGCCDDSPSKHATKHYHQTHHPIIRSFEPGEDWGWCYVDQLELTPEELHR; encoded by the coding sequence ATGGCGTCCCATACGCAATGCACCCACCTTGGTCAGATCCGCGACGTCGAGCCACGAACGCCGCAGGGCTGCGAAGAATGTCTCGCCACCAATGGATGGTGGGTGCATCTTCGACTCTGTCTCGAGTGCGGCCACGTGGGCTGCTGCGACGATTCGCCAAGCAAGCACGCGACCAAGCACTACCACCAGACGCACCATCCGATCATCCGGAGCTTCGAACCGGGTGAGGACTGGGGCTGGTGCTACGTTGACCAGCTCGAGTTGACGCCGGAGGAGCTGCACCGTTGA
- a CDS encoding RNA polymerase sigma-70 factor yields the protein MTPSLEPIGGDPTTGSEDRAIVAAVRDGSASAFRALFCAHYEVLCRYAYRFVRSRAIAEELVSDVFLRIWTQRARWEVRGNVRAYLFSATRNLAIDHLRRELVERRSLDATSREMRATGPASSTEAERRLAAAEVAAAMQRAVDELPPRPRQVFLLRWQRQLTNLEIAASLGIAVKTVEMHMTRALDALRASLAPDLLGD from the coding sequence ATGACGCCATCCCTCGAGCCAATCGGCGGCGATCCAACCACCGGCAGCGAAGATCGTGCGATCGTCGCGGCCGTCCGTGACGGCAGTGCGAGCGCGTTCCGGGCGCTGTTCTGCGCGCACTACGAGGTGCTCTGCCGCTACGCGTACCGGTTCGTGCGGTCGCGCGCGATCGCCGAAGAGCTGGTGAGCGACGTTTTTCTCCGCATCTGGACGCAGCGGGCGCGCTGGGAAGTGCGCGGGAACGTGCGCGCGTATCTCTTCAGTGCGACGCGCAATCTGGCCATCGACCATCTGCGCCGAGAGCTGGTTGAGCGCAGATCACTCGACGCGACGAGCCGCGAGATGCGGGCGACGGGTCCCGCGTCATCGACCGAGGCGGAGCGCCGGCTGGCGGCGGCCGAGGTGGCGGCGGCGATGCAGCGGGCGGTGGACGAGCTGCCGCCGCGGCCGCGCCAGGTTTTTCTCCTGCGGTGGCAGCGGCAGCTGACGAACCTCGAGATCGCGGCGTCGTTAGGCATCGCGGTCAAGACGGTGGAGATGCATATGACGCGCGCGTTGGACGCGTTGCGCGCGTCGCTTGCGCCCGACCTGCTCGGCGACTGA
- a CDS encoding FecR domain-containing protein — translation MDIDLLRRFVLGECDASERERVARWVAEDDGRRGVIEAVRRLLDEPGAWIGEFDARAAWPRLLRSVRHRERIVQVRGERAGRLAGGAGRRTAAWALAAGVLIALGVRMSWRPLARLLSQPAPAVAMRSVTTGRGQRAVIVLTDGTRVQLAADSRITYPATFTAGVRTVTLDGEAYFDVRHDDAHPFEVRTRTGVVRDIGTTFLVRQYREDTRLEVVVAAGRVAVAGITMSAGHMLRVDSVGRADVTAVDAQRYLGWMHGALVFDDTPLGEVAAELSRWYDADVTLADTAIARRRFTGTFGDEPLDSIVRALAVPMHVRVERRGRTIRFFPLPHNR, via the coding sequence ATGGACATCGATCTGCTGCGCCGCTTCGTGTTGGGCGAGTGCGACGCGAGCGAGCGCGAGCGTGTCGCGCGGTGGGTGGCCGAGGATGACGGGCGGCGCGGCGTGATCGAGGCCGTCCGGCGGCTGCTCGACGAGCCAGGAGCATGGATCGGGGAATTTGATGCGCGTGCCGCGTGGCCGCGGCTCCTCCGGTCGGTGCGGCACCGCGAGCGGATCGTTCAGGTGCGGGGCGAACGCGCGGGTCGTCTGGCGGGCGGCGCCGGCCGGAGAACGGCGGCGTGGGCGCTCGCGGCCGGCGTGCTGATTGCGTTAGGCGTTCGCATGTCGTGGCGTCCGCTGGCGCGGCTGTTGTCGCAGCCGGCGCCGGCCGTGGCGATGCGCAGCGTCACGACAGGGCGTGGCCAGCGGGCGGTGATCGTGCTCACCGACGGCACGCGCGTGCAACTCGCCGCGGACAGCCGGATCACGTACCCAGCGACATTCACCGCCGGCGTCCGCACGGTGACGCTCGACGGAGAGGCCTACTTCGATGTCCGGCACGACGACGCCCATCCGTTCGAAGTGCGCACGCGGACCGGCGTCGTCCGCGACATAGGGACGACGTTTCTCGTACGACAGTACCGCGAGGACACGCGGCTCGAGGTCGTCGTCGCGGCGGGACGCGTCGCGGTGGCCGGCATCACGATGAGCGCCGGCCACATGCTGCGGGTCGACAGCGTTGGGCGGGCCGACGTGACCGCCGTGGATGCCCAACGGTACCTCGGCTGGATGCACGGGGCGCTCGTCTTCGATGACACACCGTTGGGAGAGGTGGCCGCAGAGCTGTCGCGTTGGTACGACGCCGACGTCACGCTCGCGGACACGGCGATCGCGCGCCGGCGGTTCACCGGCACCTTCGGCGATGAACCGCTCGACTCCATCGTCCGCGCACTCGCCGTGCCCATGCACGTTCGCGTCGAGCGACGAGGGCGAACCATCAGGTTCTTCCCGCTGCCGCACAATCGTTAG